TATATAATTAGTATGTATTCAAccttagtagatacgtccatataaTTGTGGTCGATTGCGAGACTTGTTTCTTTTAGAATCTGTATCttcaaagatagataacaagtttattatATTGGGCAAAGTTCCGatttgattatttggatacgaccaGATTGATctaggatattgatttttgagatcgtccaagtactcttcttatcaatcaggttcacggacttcttAGTATATACGTACCGATTGAAAATAGATAGAAACATAAACTTTACATATATattatcaaggatcattaagttggtttacttgcaattatattaggttttgtccatacgaGTTTCCGCCCGAAAAAGTTGGTAGTGTATTTGGTATCGTCTCCTTTTCATAAGTGTGCTAGAACGCCAGAACCATTTGGTAAGACATAGCACTGGTTTGGTCAAGTTGAAGGAGGCTCATTACATCTATGTGTTTGTCCACGAATGAGTGTCTAAGTTGAAGCGgcaaaaaaaaacaaggaaagcATGTGGGTTTTGTGTATGTCATATCAAGTCGCTTTAGACAAGAAGCAAAATAAGAAACACAAATTGTTTTCTTAAATCTACTAGTATGGCAATCGGTCGTCCCTGACATTTTACAAAGTAATAGATTTTCGAAGACAATCAAATCTAATAATTCATAACGTTCATACTAGTAGGTAGTCTTGGCTTTGGCTCATACTTAGTAACATAGTATAAGTAAAGGCAATCACAAGTCTACCAATCAGATTTCAACGACAGACTAGACTAATGTGTCAACATTGTTAAGAGGTGATAACAATTTACTGGGGAGGATATCAAATTCCATATAAAATAGAGAATttttttatttagttattttacTCTGAAAGggcaaattttattaaaaatccaATACATCACTAAGGAAGTACTAGTATTGGTGTAAGCAAAGAATAAAAACACACTAAAATAGTGccatgagagaaaaaaaaattacagagaCCTAATGAACAACAGCCTCCCAATTATGCAAAACCGTATTCAGAGTGATTCCTTCAAAAAATTTAGTGCTCACACACCAATTAAAGATCAAAGTGTTGACactatccttcatattttctattgAATTATATCTTGCATTGGAAGCTCTTGAGTTCCTTTCAATCCAAACAGCCCACCAAATTACAAAAGCAAATATATCCCAAATCTTTGTTTTTAGACTtaagtttttctctttcttttccctcCACTCCCATAATGTATCCCTTACACTACCTTGAAACATCCATTGAAGATCATAGCCACTTAAGAAGTAAAAACAAATTTCTCTGGTTGTATCACAATGGAAAAACGAATGCTGGTTGGATTCAGCACTTTTCTTGCATAACAGGAATCCATTGACATTGTGAGTGCTCCTCAGTGAATCCATAGTTGGTGCAGCATTATAACAGAGAGTCCAGACAAAAAATATTACCTTCTGTGGTATTTTTGGATTTCACACACTCTTATAAGGGAATACaagcaaaccatcatcctccaaagacTTATAACATTCTGCCACAGGAAAAAAAATAGTGTCATTCTGCCAAATTCTATGATCCTGGCCTTCACCCATATTAAAAGTAGAAAGCAAATTCAGCAAATGAGCAATATCTTCAATCTCTGCATCCTTTAAGTTCCTGCAAAATGCAAAATTCCAGTTGTTCCCTGCATTAACATCTAACACTTCCTGAATTGTAGCATCTTGCAGtctgctaaaattgtaaagattaGGGaacaagacttgtaaagattgtcCATTGAGCTACACATATTTCCAGAAAAGCACTCTATCACCATTGTTCACCTGTAAAGTTGAATTTTGCTCCACATGATTCCTACACTTCAAAATGCAGtccacaaactcttaccaactgACTTGTTTGTAGGATTTGGTAGAAAAGACTTCTCATTGCCACCAAATTTAAGCCTCAAAATTTTTCTCCAAAGAGTTTTTTCCTCATTTCCATACCTCCATATCCATTTAGCATGTAGTGACTTATTCATTAGCCTTAACGTTTTGATTCTAGTCCCACCACCTTTCTTTGGTAAATTTACCTTTTTCCAGCCAACCCAACTTTTCTTAGGTTTCTTATTCACAGAACCCCAAAGAAACTGCCTCATAATCTTCTCTATTTGCTTCTCAACAAAATGTGGAATTTGAGATAAATAGTAAACTGGCAAGCTAGAAAGCAAATTTTGAATCAACATTGGTCTTCCTCCTTTTGAGAGATACTTTCTTTGCCACATGCTCAACTTCTTTTGAAAATTCTGAAGAATTACATCCCATACCTTCACTGGTTTTGATTTGTTGCCCAAAGGAATTCCTAAATATTTCATAGGAAAAGAAGTAATTTGACAACCAAAAATAAAAGCAGCATGCATTGCATTCACAACATTACCCACCGGCAAAAgagcatttttttttaaattcactTTCAAACCAGAGACCAATTCAAAACCCAGCAAAATATTTTTAAGATTGCTCACCTGATCAGAATTATCATCTAAGAATACATtcaaatcatgagaaaattgcagaTGATTgatctcaaaagcttcagaagaagGCTTGAAACCAGAGATTAAGTTCAATGATGCAGCTCTCATAACAGATAGTACCTCCACTATAAGAATGAATAAAAAAGGATGTTGGAAATTTAGGGTATGAAATCGAAAATCGATGGATTGAAGTCATTTAATCGCTTTCCTTAAAACATTATTTGCTCCCACTCGCTAAGAGTTTGTTGCGCGATCGAATGCAAACCGTTTCTCATGATACAATCAAGTCTTTGCGTGATCGGCGATCAACAACAATCGACGAATCACCCTTGAACTCTTCTTGGTATTTTACTACTCGTTAGAGCGAGAAGAAGTTAGAATCAGTGTGTTTTCAGGTTTTACTTGAACTACCTTTTATAGATTTCAAAGAGAAAAGACATGTCTCTTCAAAACCTATACGAGGAACCATCAACAGACTCATTATGGATTACATGATATCCAATCAGTACTTGTGGACATGTCTCTTCAAGTCCAAAAACTAAAAATGTCCATAACTAACTTATGCCTCCTGTGATTCAAACAAAATAGTAGCATACTTCCTTTCCGTCATCTGGTTACATTAATAACCAAATATATATTTAATCTAACTTATTTGGTTAGTGATTAGATATCCAACAAATCCCCAATAGATTCAATATACAAGTCCAACGAGTAATGTGATGATTTTATGCATACACAAAGGTATCACTAGGATTAAACTTTTGCTTAGTGTAAATGTTTCAAAGTTATGTCGAAGTTGATGGTGGCCTTCGTTTTAAATCTCTACTCCTGTGTGACACAACCGGAAACACCACACACGTGGAATAATCGATACCTTTAATGAGTTTGATTTTCGCTTAGCATTATTATGGCCTTCTGCTTGCCTGGTTTCATGAGCAATCCCAAAAGAATCTCACTGTTATGAGAATTCGATTTGTTTATCTCATATGGAATTCGATAGCATGTGCATATCGAATCCTGTATCTCTGTATTGTATACGGCTAGTTGGGGATGAAGTTAGATGATCCTTGATCGATAagcataaagaaaaaaaagaatatttCATGTGCATTAATTGAAATAAACGTACAAACAAGGTGTTATAATTAGTGCTCTCATCACATATCTAACAAACCCTCGCCTCCCTTTAGCCACCTCGTCATACCTCATCATCATCTCTCTCCATCTCTCTCTACTCGTTTCTGCCAGTTTGGAATTCGCATGGGTCAGAACAATACAAAATAGATTTATAAGCCTTAAACCCAAACAAAAATCATGTTTTAGGGGTAAAAAACTTGATCTCTTCTTACAGATGGATGGAATCATTGAAACAATCATACAtatattttgatttgattatcCCAATTTGTGCTGTCCCAATCATACCAGGTTACTAAAACAATACCAGCTGTTAAGGTGGTTGTTTTAACCACCAACCTTTCCTCCACACTCTTTGTGGACAACACTACACACACATGATATCCaccaccctcgtcttttcatcttCACCACAAACACAAGCACTCTCTTCCGTGGCCATGGACAAATTGAACTTTAAACACTAACCCATTTGCAGGCTTTCATTGTGAATTGAGGACGATCATGCTGTTATTCAACTTTCCAAGCATAAAGAAACAAAGAATAACCCGATGAACAATTTTCGTTGTTATCGATATTGGTATCGTATCGATGAGGGTCTTTGACTGAAACGGAACTCCCCGGTGTTTGCATTGAAAGTGGCGTTGttgtagacgaagaagatgatatTAAAGGCGGAGATGATGTAATTGCTGATGATGGTACGGAAGTTGGTTTGAATATGAATAATGCATGTCTTAAACCAGGACTAAATAACCAATCATGAACATCCCAATATACTTCTACTCTGACTTTATCAATAGATAATGATTCATTACCCCGGAATTTCCATTGCAGATGTTTGACATGAATTGCTAATTTCCCATCTATTTTTATCTCCATTTCTGGCTCAAATCCACCGCTACCACCATTAGACGACGAAGAAGAAGTGCTGTTATCACTGCTATTACTATTGCTGCTACCGCTGcagctattgttgttgttgttgcactcGATAGAAATCTCATGCACTCGACCTTTCTGATGAAATCTAGTTCTGGTAGAGAATTTTTTCTTGCCAAAAATATGTTCTTTTTTCGAGACTAGTATTGGTTCAATCAATGCTGGTCTTGAACTTGTCTTTCTATAAGCATCTTTCTTTCTATCACCAAGAACTAATACAGCTTCGTTATCGCAAACAACCGCGACATAATAATCTGATTGTGGTTCAGTTTCTCCATTGAATTTAGCAGTTCTAAGATTCCAATAGATTGAAACGGTTTTACCTTCGACTTGAAATCGACTGGAACCGtgttttttccaaaaataccatGGTTTGAGCTCAACTTTACAATTGTATTGAGTCTCACCATTTGGTCCTTCAATGGAAACTGATAAACCATGGAGTAATAAATTCTTGCACCACGAAACTGTAATCAGACGACATTGGCCTGCTACTTTAGTTTGATATACTGACATGAAAACACTTTGACCTGATCTTGTTATGGTGGCTGAATCCTTATCATTCGATGAAAAACAAGCAGGTATACCAATAGGTTCTTGCATCATGTTTTTATGATGAACACTAAATAATCTGCTATATGGGTATCGAGAAAATGAATACAACCCGAGAAATGGAATTTAAAATGAATTTGGTGAACTAGAAAATATACATATAAGAGTTCTCCGTATGTATGAACAcggagagagagagggagaaagGGACAGAGAGACCCATACACAAGAGCCACTCACAGATGCTGCCAGAGAAGAGTTTCTCTTGACAGCAATATgggttaaaaataataataataaaatgaaaaattcTTCAATTTACAAACTGGCAATTATAAGGCAAAAGGAGTAAGAACTAAGAAATAAACTTTTTATATTCCATCTTTTTTAATACATAATCTAGATTTTCattcttatgttttctttttaccGCCAATTTTTTAACTTTTCAATTTCCTGTTAAGAAATGAGCTGTGGGTCTGGTCTGGTCTTTTCTTGCATGCAGTGAACCTGAGATTCACCTTGGACAATTAGACTTCCACATGAGACTACGTGCACCAGCTTTTGCGTATTGCGGATCAGTTGTTAAAAGGAAGTGAAAGAAACAGTTCTATcacaattttgagaagaaaaaaaattagaatttCAAAGACAGGACAACTTTAGCATGTGCGAGTGGGAAAAGTAATCAATTCatattagagcaagtcttatggtaaCTATTTGAAGTGTGtaaaaatcatggaatgtcaagtctagtggtttTTAAGTTGGGCTCTTTcatagaaaatccaagcaagattCCACtgaacgctaataagaatagcgttaaacgcaattaagaatgaagctataAAAATGCAATTAAGAATTGACTTTTgccttttttttatccgtagatttaaaacgagttgttgaaatctaacggctggagAAAAAAACttaattcttaattgcgtttttttagctccattaaaaatagcgtttctactattccactaTTACACTTGCGCTTCTATCCACaattccaagtgctgaggtggtgTGAAAGATGGAAGATGAATGAATTTCACCATAAGATACAAAcataggtttggtgtcttcctgtATAGGTTTAGTCAATAATTGTAATCTAAGACTAGCTGTTGAGACATGAGGTAAGGTGGACAGAGAGTAAGGAGGATCTATGGTTGGCACTTATGATAAGGTCAAAATTATCAAGTCTTTTCCTAttctgtttgttgttgttgttaaggaGAGGATGAACTTACTATTCAGTGACCTAGTGTATAACTAAATTTAATTATAcagtaggtcacttaatagtgggacggagataGTATATTATAAGGAACAGTGGTGTTTTTACTGATCGACAGATATCTACAGTTTGGATATATAAAGGACGTTCCAGATTAGCAACAAAAGTTATCTACATTCTTGAAACTTAAAAGATGGTCCGGAATCGAGCCATTATACTAAAACAAAATGATGTGATTTACTTTAACAAAATGAACAGTCATCTACACTTTGGGGAATTAAACGACGTCGGTTACAGCATTTATGTTTTCCTTGAAACGTCTGGCTCATAATTTTGACATTGAATGTGAAAGGCGTTACTCTAATTTCGCTTCAGACGTTTCAAATCATTCTCATCACTCTTCGTTGGGAACTCTCAATCACCGTTTCCAAAATTCATATCAATGTCAATGGGGAGCCACTACTTTTGATTTATGAATGTCACATAAATCTTAATATCCTTTTCCCCATCAGTTTAGTATCTTCAGGATTTTGGgctagcctaaaaaatttcctaccatTTTTTTATGTCATTTCCTTTGTTGATCATTGTGTATCTTCGTCATCTTCGAAAAATTAAGGTAGAAATTTCAGAAGTATACcaataatttttgtttctttttgataATAAGTTTCTGTATTTCTAATTTTTTTGGGgggattttgattttctttttttcttggtaGGTCACAGATAACTTATTGTTTGGAAATTTTGGGTCTCTCACACTAGGTAAGATTTTCTACTCATAAATATGATTAGCGTTTCAAATCAATGTTGAGTAGAGGTGTAATATATCCCAACCAATTGTAAATTTTACTTTTTCGAGTAATATTTACTATAACAATACAAATGCAGGAAAGGAAGATGGTACCCCAGATCATATGCTTCCCTCCAAAAATGTCTCAATCCACTATCCAGTATAGAGGAAGGGAATCCACTGTGATTTGTATGTGGGTCTCTATGGAGTGAGAAGACACAGTAGATATTCCTcgagtttttgtaatttttcatgTTTTACAAGCAAGGGATATATTGCATGGTAACTAGGTAATTACTGCTTTTTAAACATTTTAAGGATTTATCAAATGCAAAATTTTCTTTGCAGATTTAGAAAATTGTTTGATATTACTGAATATTTGAAATACTTCCTACTACATCTACATTCAAACGATTCTATTGAAGAGTCTGTACCATTAATTTAGAGTTATATGTAATATGCAGTGCATAAACATTAGTATGAGCGTAATTCAAGAGAATTATTAACCTTTTAACATTGCGTGATTCCTTATGATTAAAGCACAAATCTTTATCAACTAAAATTAACAGGGTAGACGTCGAACATGAATGGCAAAAGTTACCCATGCCTATGATCTTCTAGCCAGCAAATATAATGGATACAGTGTTGTGTAATTTCATTGGTGAAATTTCTTTTGCAGTAAGATATCATACAGCTCTGCGAAAATCCTCTGAGTCACTACTATAGCTCCTGCTTTGAGCTGCTGATTGAAAATGGACTTCAGGTATTACATTTGTGAACTCCAATGATATTTCATGTTTTTAACCTATTTTGAATCTTGGGTCTATCTTTTGTGACATAACAAAAACTTTTGTTTTTTATTAGCAGCATTGTTATAGTAcgcatttacaaaaaaaaaaaaattattatcctCATGAACGTGCAATTTCAGGGAAAGACAACCTtgcctagtcta
This genomic interval from Papaver somniferum cultivar HN1 unplaced genomic scaffold, ASM357369v1 unplaced-scaffold_33, whole genome shotgun sequence contains the following:
- the LOC113342006 gene encoding uncharacterized protein LOC113342006; translated protein: MMQEPIGIPACFSSNDKDSATITRSGQSVFMSVYQTKVAGQCRLITVSWCKNLLLHGLSVSIEGPNGETQYNCKVELKPWYFWKKHGSSRFQVEGKTVSIYWNLRTAKFNGETEPQSDYYVAVVCDNEAVLVLGDRKKDAYRKTSSRPALIEPILVSKKEHIFGKKKFSTRTRFHQKGRVHEISIECNNNNNSCSGSSNSNSSDNSTSSSSSNGGSGGFEPEMEIKIDGKLAIHVKHLQWKFRGNESLSIDKVRVEVYWDVHDWLFSPGLRHALFIFKPTSVPSSAITSSPPLISSSSSTTTPLSMQTPGSSVSVKDPHRYDTNIDNNENCSSGYSLFLYAWKVE